A window from Drosophila kikkawai strain 14028-0561.14 chromosome 2L, DkikHiC1v2, whole genome shotgun sequence encodes these proteins:
- the Fic gene encoding protein adenylyltransferase Fic produces the protein MGGPNIKEQQQEEHPQPVRAARQTNPFRLVLFFIAGSLAAITLHALTSSNLGLRLRQLHHLPSAHYLQTRDEFALYSVEELDAFKEFYDKSVSDSVGATFTEAEQTNINEALGALRLAQDMYLAGKDDKAARLFEHALALAPRHPEVLLRYGEFLEHNQRNIVLADQFYFQALTINPSNTEALANRQRTADVVQTLDERRLESLDFKRDALSAIHESSAALRRAKKEAYFQHIYHSVGIEGNTMTLAQTRSILETRMAVDGKSIDEHNEILGMDLAMKYINASLVQKMEITIKDILELHRRVLGHVDPIEGGEFRRNQVYVGGHVPPGPGDLAILMQRFERWLNSEHSSSLHPVNYAALAHYKLVHIHPFIDGNGRTSRLLMNTLLMRAGYPPVIIPKQQRSKYYHFLKLANEGDIRPFVRFIADCTEKTLDLYLWATSDLPQQIPMLIQTETEAGERLAQLQSPHLSQSAQMPEFYESGSGSIP, from the exons ATGGGGGGCCCGAATatcaaggagcagcagcaagagGAGCATCCACAGCCAGTGAGGGCTGCGAGGCAGACCAATCCTTTCCGCCTGGTCCTGTTCTTCATTGCCGGCAGCTTGGCGGCCATCACCTTGCATGCCCTGACTTCCTCGAATCTGGGCTTGAGACTGCGCCAGCTGCACCACCTGCCATCCGCCCACTACTTGCAAACGCGCGACGAGTTCGCCCTATACTCCGTGGAAGAACTTGATGCCTTCAAGGAGTTTTACGATAAGAGCGTCAGCGACAGCGTCGGTGCCACCTTCACGGAGGCGGAGCAGACGAACATCAATGAGGCGTTGGGAGCTCTTCGACTGGCCCAGGACATGTACCTGGCGGGCAAGGATGACAAGGCGGCCCGCCTGTTTGAGCACGCGCTGGCTCTGGCTCCCCGCCATCCCGAGGTTCTTCTACGCTACGGAGAATTCCTTGAGCACAATCAGCGCAACATTGTTTTGGCGGATCAGTTCTACTTCCAAGCCCTAACCATCAATCCGAGCAACACCGAGGCACTGGCGAATCGGCAGCGCACGGCGGACGTAGTCCAGACGCTCGACGAACGTCGACTAGAGTCACTGGACTTTAAGCGAGACGCCCTTTCCGCCATTCACGAGTCCAGCGCTGCCCTGAGGAGGGCCAAAAAAGAAGCTTACTTCCAGCATATCTATCACTCAGTGGGCATCGAGGGTAACACCATGACGCTGGCCCAAACCCGATCCATTCTCGAGACGCGAATGGCTGTCGATGGCAAGTCCATCGATGAGCATAATGAGATTCTTGGCATGGATCTGGCCATGAAGTACATCAATGCCAGCCTGGTTCAAAA GATGGAAATCACCATCAAGGATATCCTCGAGCTACATCGCCGAGTTCTGGGACATGTGGACCCCATTGAAGGCGGAGAATTCCGGCGTAACCAGGTGTATGTCGGGGGACATGTGCCCCCAGGTCCGGGAGATTTGGCAATTCTTATGCAGCGTTTCGAGCGCTGGCTGAACTCGGAACATAGCAGCAGTTTACATCCCGTCAA CTATGCTGCTTTAGCCCACTACAAACTCGTCCACATACATCCCTTCATTGATGGCAATGGACGCACCTCGCGTCTGTTGATGAACACGCTTCTGATGCGAGCTGGCTACCCGCCCGTCATAATTCCGAAGCAGCAACGCAGCAAGTACTACCATTTCCTCAAGCTGGCCAACGAGGGCGACATTCGGCCCTTTGTGCGCTTTATAGCTGACTGCACGGAAAAGACCTTGGATCTGTACTTGTGGGCCACCAGCGACCTACCCCAGCAGATACCCATGCTGATCCAGACGGAGACCGAAGCCGGCGAGCGCCTGGCCCAGCTACAAAGTCCCCACTTATCGCAAAGCGCACAAATGCCAGAATTCTACGAGTCCGGATCTGGATCTATTCCCTGA
- the LOC108082711 gene encoding uncharacterized protein, with the protein MGSCLGSCATATAVASNSNSTTPSSSSASSSSTASSASCVTNICRWHRGRPGALARESVKADRHGQELISTASSQRCQNHGLFYRILRSRRRRHCPQFLDKYWEQQPSYAKLQSNSAMPDIQMQNLDACKLLNAQATTSRETEMGHGTYHRMSTSRASSSLDLEWEHEYSQLRQYQLQQKEPPPTSHNPRYVSLEQLATVATMASIHGRQVARHGRMGSQRHGGSFTRTSLCSSTQNSWSHISTPESLEWDVDEEREQQRQLRLEDDNLDDETLKLLYEIEQLKHHVLQETGEGLSMRAVAVEELTEGLQFRATHFGGDAEVEARLS; encoded by the exons ATGGGTTCATGTCTTGGCAGCTGCGCTACCGCCACAGCTGTCgcctccaactccaactccactACCCCCTCGAGCTCCTCGGCGTCCTCCTCTTCCACAGCCTCTTCCGCATCCTGCGTGACCAATATCTGCCGCTG GCATCGCGGAAGGCCCGGGGCCTTGGCCAGGGAAAGTGTTAAGGCAGACAGACACGGCCAAGAGCTGATTTCGACTGCAAGCAGTCAACGCTGCCAGAATCACGGCCTTTTCTACCGCATTCTGAGGTCCCGACGTAGGCGGCATTGCCCTCAATTTCTGGACAAGTACTGGGAGCAGCAGCCCAGCTACGCCAAGCTGCAGAGTAACAG CGCCATGCCAGACATTCAAATGCAGAACCTAGACGCCTGTAAGCTGCTCAATGCACAGGCCACGACCAGCAGGGAGACAGAGATGGGACACGGAACCTACCACCGCATGTCCACCTCACGGGCCAGCTCCTCGTTGGATCTCGAGTGGGAGCACGAGTACTCGCAACTGCGCCAGTACCAGCTCCAGCAGAAGGAGCCACCCCCAACTTCGCATAATCCGCGCTACGTCTCCCTCGAACAGCTGGCGACCGTAGCCACTATGGCGAGCATCCATGGGCGACAAGTGGCGCGACATGGGCGGATGGGCAGTCAGCGGCACGGCGGCTCATTCACGCGCACCTCCTTGTGTTCGTCGACGCAGAACTCCTGGTCGCACATCTCAACACCGGAGTCTCTGGAATGGGACGTGGACGAGGAGCGAGAGCAGCAGCGTCAGTTGCGTTTGGAGGACGACAATCTGGACGACGAGACCCTCAAACTGCTGTATGAGATCGAGCAGCTGAAGCATCATGTGCTGCAGGAAACTGGCGAAGGACTGAGCATGAGAGCGGTGGCTGTTGAGGAGCTGACCGAAGGCCTTCAATTCCGAGCCACTCACTTCGGGGGCGATGCTGAAGTGGAAGCCCGCTTGAGTTGA
- the Tig gene encoding tiggrin translates to MKALGVCALLLAVASCQGYGGGYQRSSYSSSSSSSSSYGSGQTSAVPHINEWGYSHFNEVRELANQLKQKFNSLSQGSSIFGYASTWNPDILKISGKSGSQLDAVTSEISQQLVADMRQGITSYNTIRQPNFFEAKAAELLERFAGGESASLQQAVDLGPFQPVDLSGFDEVKNYAYPAEVKVIDGKTYVVHRNCTEATKLSGYGGSTQLIQGFLGQGQTSIPLGSTTTTITKKKTIRDWVRENQEPSVVGYNSVVNIGRQADSRSYSSPMSSPSFFGQISSSSPGASSTLFIRSFNKTTTTHPDGTSSVDGSESQQRWQDGKLVFDQQVPFGQTAVPRDEQWKREERERLFWYLTTPQRLEDWQRQQEDRLLGVVERYKITLPMLEEFHRRELARFQALMGQYQSQVQDASAWQRQERSRLDWLIHQNGFSAQDIQRWQTENDRKLAQAAQQHGISKDQLQQWQREELQRMHIHFNQVNQSLAPQVPIVPSQSTYNYPSSSSLTEDNTKEQQRLEELIRQHNATIAALQNSIRTDQQRLKDLSIKYQGDMQSQTQWLRGEVARIGDLIKDQNEQVSKITAWQSSERSRLESILRQHRGSVGELQQQINQDRSYLQNLATKYRVSVEELEKWQHEELQRLQVNGQKQLEGHIKDWQVSVSTNLRDIVGQNQLTIEEFQNSIINDRSRLEQMARMYKVKVEEIEQWIKSELKKFQSEGLLKEVEQELVLWQQKERERLQAIVQQNSLTVDQLEVKIKNDQDHFFKLADKYKIRVEDIQDWLKQELLRLQSEGLVKAESLKDWQQTERAQISLLVQQNKYSLEELERKLLADRARLQDLSGTYNVKVSEIEQWIKSEGDRLQREGQLRMETQLNNWQKIERQRLLDLINKNNLSIEEIEAKVGKDQTHLYSLAQQHQVRVEEIEQWIKQQIQKLQDQGLIEMQKLKNWQLEWRGNLTNMVQDRDFTVEEFHKWLLKDRAQLQSLAMQHNVQIEEIETFVKKEEQRFIGMGLLKPSEKLTNWQEVERLHLKNLAQQQYKSTEQLEARLRQDRELLERLARQYSVQVEEIESWMKQELARMRDEGQLQIDNLTSWQLAERERLEALIKQNKQWSAEDLKAELEKDREHMQTMAFQYHTSVEEIERWLQTEIERLKQQGKLNIEQLTAWQRTEQQRILSLLQQHSNITLEQFQAKVHNDRRFLIRLAGQHHVSVVEVENYVNQVIEDLRKKGQFEIEQLQTWQIVERDYIKSLIAEYKNGLSTAEYEQKLLADRAHLNQLADQYRLNVEQIEEWMIAELKRLRGSTEESLKSLSAWQVSELERLQNLVKQQNHLTFVEFEMELNQERDRLQKLATQYSVNVAEIEEWLRQQLISLRSTGQAKVENLSKWQVEEQQRLIELLLKKQQELPYEQVERELTQDHARLESLSQTHHVGIDQVENWLREELRRLQSSGLVQFEQQTQWQQKISNGFNDWLQQQRNGASYQEFVDFLKRDKQRLDSIASDYHVTVEQVEKWVQKEAARLSVIGVIDRPQGNVKYEEIVNIWDEKPATVWQQDLVTRLRTIAQRRPLTKVEFESYLIRNKPIFEEIARQYHVTIEDIHLWLDQTAQKEGLVSTEWQSKERLHIEDLIVQQQRKQQKWTIDELKLRLNNDHRHLQDAVVQYHVTIEELKAWYTDELNRLLAQRRIDQGFGLSWQTIELEQIYKAVLNNPSIGRQGLEQLLFSDSEARAAHYRITVEELHLFIQEQLRRFSNLGLFVDTGRQASKWQDQERKRLREVATGVVITEKELLEFISQDTAFQTQLAQLYQVGLVQLAPVQRIFVGNMVREQLLEVRRLNNLTSWQQRERDRLYEFIGTQNMTQTQLRSWQSQDGQLLQDFAQKYEISVQQLKEWQKQELERINLVARYYGMTQSDLQKFREGELRHLAYINHRQLMAAAEAQNWEKRHQWTLGRLQSRYGKFGQELVVWRRTLFLLSQGLIDLPSGGSADGGYVVDPGSTNATAHYKPIFSKDRGDQPPHTYEENYDEGDEPGLEGETKAPPLPRPQPPRPSPYVSTPTPPLPYSRGGPSGGYEYRRQDYTFNVPVGTASASASGGPTGSSASASASLGKWSRASGDEPSQQVEDLGQQQQEELGWNANLEDLGQQQQVVDSDWDSQQQSEDLGQQQVQVEDLSGDHFGPTQGNRANTRGQLQEQPAKQEEVEATAEPSFWEKLKGKLG, encoded by the exons ATGAAGGCTCTGGGAGTGTGCGCCCTGCTATTGGCGGTCGCCAGCTGCCAGGGCTATGGCGGTGGCTATCAGAGGTCCAGCtacagctccagctccagttcaTCTTCATCTTACGGCAGTGGACAAACCTCGGCAGTGCCGCATATCAACGAATGGGGCTACTCGCACTTCAACGAGGTCCGCGAACTGGCTAATCAACTGAAGCAGAAATTTAACTCCCTTTCTCAGGGATCGTCTATCTTTGGCTATGCATCCACTTGGAATC ctgatattttgaaaattagcGGAAAGAGCGGAAGCCAGCTAGATGCTGTCACCTCGGAGATCAGCCAGCAGTTGGTGGCAGACATGCGCCAGGGCATAACCAGTTACAACACCATTCGACAGCCGAACTTCTTTGAAGCAAAGGCGGCCGAGCTGCTGGAGCGTTTCGCTGGAGGGGAGAGTGCCAGCCTACAGCAGGCTGTGGACCTGGGTCCCTTCCAGCCAGTGGACTTGAGTGGTTTCGACGAGGTCAAAAACTACGCCTATCCCGCCGAAGTAAAGGTAATCGATGGAAAGACCTATGTTGTGCACCGTAACTGCACAGAGGCCACCAAGTTGTCCGGCTACGGTGGCTCGACCCAATTAATCCAGGGATTCCTTGGACAGGGCCAGACATCAATTCCTCTTGGCAGCACTACGACGACCATcacgaaaaagaaaaccatCCGCGACTGGGTCCGGGAGAACCAGGAGCCATCCGTGGTCGGCTACAACTCAGTTGTAAATATAGGCCGGCAGGCAGACAGCAGATCATATAGCTCGCCCATGTCCAGTCCCAGTTTCTTTGGCCAGATCAGCTCCTCGTCGCCCGGAGCCAGCTCCACACTATTCATTCGAAGCTTTAATAAGACGACTACAACACATCCGGATGGAACTAGCTCAGTAGATGGCTCCGAGTCGCAGCAGCGCTGGCAAGACGGGAAGTTGGTGTTCGATCAGCAGGTGCCCTTTGGGCAGACAGCGGTGCCGAGGGATGAGCAGTGGAAGCGCGAGGAGCGTGAACGCCTTTTCTGGTACCTAACTACGCCCCAACGACTTGAGGACTGGCAGCGTCAGCAGGAGGATCGCCTGCTGGGAGTTGTCGAGCGTTACAAGATCACTCTGCCTATGCTCGAAGAGTTCCACCGCCGTGAGCTGGCCCGGTTCCAGGCTTTGATGGGTCAATACCAATCACAGGTTCAGGACGCCAGTGCATGGCAGAGACAAGAACGCAGTCGCCTGgattggctcatccaccagaatGGGTTTTCGGCTCAAGACATCCAGCGCTGGCAGACCGAAAACGATCGTAAGTTAGCCCAAGCGGCTCAGCAACACGGCATCAGCAAGGATCAGCTTCAGCAGTGGCAGCGGGAGgagctgcagcgcatgcacatCCACTTCAACCAGGTGAACCAGTCGTTGGCGCCGCAGGTCCCAATTGTGCCATCTCAGAGCACATACAACTACCCCTCCTCCAGTTCCCTGACCGAGGATAATACCAAGGAGCAACAGCGCCTGGAAGAGCTGATTCGGCAGCACAACGCTACGATCGCCGCTCTGCAAAACTCTATTAGGACCGACCAGCAGCGACTGAAGGACCTCTCAATTAAGTATCAGGGCGATATGCAAAGCCAGACTCAGTGGTTGCGCGGGGAGGTGGCTCGAATCGGAGACCTGATCAAGGACCAAAACGAACAGGTGTCGAAAATTACCGCCTGGCAGAGCTCGGAGCGTTCTCGCCTGGAGAGCATCCTGCGTCAGCATCGCGGCTCTGTGGGggaactgcagcagcagataAACCAAGATCGCTCTTACCTTCAGAACCTGGCCACCAAATACCGAGTCAGCgtggaggagctggagaaaTGGCAGCACGAGGAGCTGCAGCGCCTGCAGGTGAATGGTCAGAAGCAGCTGGAGGGTCACATTAAGGACTGGCAGGTCAGCGTGAGCACCAACCTTCGCGACATCGTGGGCCAGAACCAGCTGACCATTGAGGAGTTCCAGAACTCCATTATCAACGATCGCAGCCGCCTGGAGCAGATGGCGCGCATGTACAAGGTGAAGGTGGAAGAGATAGAGCAGTGGATCAAGAGCGAGCTTAAGAAGTTCCAGTCGGAGGGTCTTCTCAAGGAGGTTGAACAGGAGCTGGTTTTGTGGCAGCAGAAGGAGCGAGAGCGCCTGCAGGCTATCGTGCAACAGAACTCGCTGACCGTAGACCAGCTGGAGGTCAAAATAAAGAACGACCAAGATCACTTCTTCAAGCTGGCCGACAAGTACAAAATCCGCGTCGAGGATATCCAGGACTGGCTGAAGCAAGAGCTACTGCGGCTGCAGAGCGAGGGCCTTGTCAAGGCGGAGTCCTTGAAGGACTGGCAGCAGACCGAGCGCGCTCAAATCTCCTTGCTGGTGCAGCAAAACAAGTACTCGCTCGAGGAATTGGAGCGTAAGTTGCTGGCTGATCGGGCCCGCTTGCAGGACCTGTCCGGTACCTATAACGTCAAGGTGTCCGAAATCGAGCAATGGATTAAGTCGGAGGGCGATCGCCTCCAGCGCGAGGGTCAGTTGAGAATGGAAACCCAGCTGAACAATTGGCAGAAAATCGAGCGTCAGCGCCTGCTGGAtctaattaacaaaaataacttGTCCATCGAGGAGATCGAGGCCAAGGTCGGCAAGGACCAGACGCATCTCTACAGCCTGGCCCAACAGCACCAGGTGCGCGTGGAGGAGATCGAGCAATGGATCAAGCAGCAAATTCAGAAGTTACAGGACCAGGGTCTAATTGAGATGCAAAAGCTGAAGAACTGGCAGCTCGAGTGGCGCGGTAATCTCACCAACATGGTGCAGGATCGTGACTTCACCGTCGAGGAGTTCCACAAGTGGCTGCTCAAGGATCGCGCCCAACTCCAGAGCCTGGCTATGCAGCACAACGTGCAGATCGAGGAGATCGAAACGTTTGtcaagaaggaggagcagcgtTTCATTGGCATGGGTCTGTTGAAGCCCAGCGAGAAACTGACCAACTGGCAGGAGGTTGAGCGCCTGCATCTTAAGAACCTGGCACAGCAGCAGTACAAGTCCACCGAACAGCTGGAAGCCCGTCTTCGTCAAGATCGTGAGCTTCTGGAGCGCCTCGCCCGCCAGTACAGCGTCCAGGTGGAGGAAATCGAGAGTTGGATGAAGCAAGAGCTGGCGCGCATGCGTGACGAGGGCCAGCTGCAGATCGACAACCTCACCTCCTGGCAGCTGGCTGAACGGGAGCGTCTGGAGGCCCTCATCAAGCAGAACAAGCAATGGAGTGCCGAAGACTTAAAGGCCGAACTGGAGAAGGATCGCGAGCACATGCAGACCATGGCCTTCCAATACCACACCTCCGTCGAGGAGATAGAGCGCTGGCTCCAGACTGAGATTGAGCGCTTGAAGCAGCAGGGAAAGCTTAACATCGAGCAACTGACCGCCTGGCAACGTACCGAACAGCAGCGAATCCTATCACTGCTTCAGCAGCATTCCAACATCACCCTGGAGCAGTTCCAGGCCAAG GTACACAACGATCGTCGCTTCCTGATAAGGCTTGCCGGCCAGCACCACGTGAGTGTTGTGGAGGTGGAGAATTATGTAAATCAGGTCATCGAGGACTTGCGCAAGAAGGGCCAGTTCGAGATCGAGCAACTGCAGACTTGGCAGATAGTGGAGCGCGACTACATCAAGAGTCTGATTGCGGAGTACAAGAACGGGCTGTCTACGGCGGAGTACGAGCAAAAGCTCCTGGCAGATCGCGCACATCTCAACCAGCTGGCCGATCAGTATCGCTTGAACGTGGAACAGATCGAGGAATGGATGATTGCTGAGCTGAAACGTCTGAGGGGCAGCACAGAGGAGTCTCTAAAGAGCCTCAGCGCCTGGCAAGTGTCTGAGTTGGAACGTCTGCAAAACTTGGTTAAACAGCAAAACCACCTTACTTTTGTCGAGTTTGAGATGGAATTGAATCAAGAGCGCGATCGACTGCAGAAACTGGCCACTCAGTACTCGGTCAACGTGGCCGAGATTGAAGAGTGGCTGCGCCAGCAACTTATTAGCCTGCGGTCCACCGGTCAGGCCAAGGTAGAGAACCTTTCCAAGTGGCAGGTGGAGGAACAGCAGCGCCTAATCGAGCTCCTTTTGAAaaagcagcaggagctgccATACGAACAAGTGGAGCGCGAACTTACCCAGGACCATGCCCGTCTAGAGAGTCTTTCGCAGACGCACCACGTGGGCATCGATCAGGTTGAGAATTGGTTACGTGAAGAACTGAGGCGCCTGCAGAGCTCTGGCCTGGTCCAGTTCGAGCAGCAGACTCAATGGCAGCAGAAGATCAGCAACGGATTCAACGActggctgcagcagcagcgcaacGGGGCCAGCTATCAGGAGTTTGTGGACTTCCTTAAGCGTGACAAGCAGCGCCTGGACAGCATCGCCTCCGACTACCATGTGACTGTGGAGCAGGTGGAGAAATGG GTTCAAAAGGAAGCGGCTCGCCTCTCGGTCATCGGTGTGATCGACCGCCCACAAGGCAACGTAAAGTATGAGGAAATTGTCAACATCTGGGATGAGAAGCCTGCGACTGTTTGGCAGCAAGATCTGGTGACGCGTCTGCGTACTATTGCCCAACGCCGTCCCCTGACCAAGGTAGAGTTCGAGAGCTACTTGATCCGTAACAAGCCGATCTTCGAGGAAATCGCTCGTCAATATCATGTGACCATCGAAGACATCCACCTATGGCTGGACCAGACCGCCCAAAAAGAGGGCCTAGTATCGACGGAATGGCAATCTAAGGAAAGATTACATATCGAGGATCTGATAGTTCAGCAACAGAGAAAGCAGCAGAAGTGGACCATCGATGAGTTGAAGCTCCGCCTGAACAACGACCATCGGCACTTGCAAGACGCTGTCGTGCAGTACCATGTGACCATCGAAGAACTGAAGGCCTGGTACACGGATGAGCTTAATCGGCTGTTGGCGCAGCGTAGGATCGACCAAGGCTTCGGTCTCTCTTGGCAGACCATTGAATTGGAGCAGATCTACAAAGCGGTTTTGAACAACCCGAGCATTGGTCGCCAGGGTCTTGAGCAGCTTTTGTTCAGTGACAGCGAGGCCCGTGCCGCACACTACCGCATTACCGTCGAGGAGTTGCACCTGTTCATTCAGGAGCAGCTGCGACGCTTCTCTAATTTGGGTCTTTTCGTAGACACTGGAAGGCAGGCCAGTAAATGGCAGGATCAGGAAAGAAAGCGATTGCGTGAGGTGGCCACCGGCGTGGTGATCACCGAGAAGGAACTGCTCGAGTTCATCTCGCAGGATACGGCCTTCCAAACACAGCTGGCCCAGCTTTACCAGGTTGGCCTTGTCCAATTGGCGCCGGTGCAGCGCATTTTTGTCGGAAACATGGTGCGCGAACAGTTGTTGGAGGTCCGCCGCCTGAACAACCTGACCTCCTGGCAGCAGCGGGAACGCGACCGCCTGTACGAATTCATTGGCACACAGAACATGACTCAAACTCAGCTCAGGAGTTGGCAGAGTCAGGATGGACAGTTGTTGCAGGACTTCGCCCAGAAGTACGAAATCTCGGTGCAGCAGCTCAAGGAGTGGCAGAAGCAGGAGCTCGAGCGAATCAACCTGGTGGCACGCTACTACGGTATGACCCAGAGCGATCTACAGAAATTCCGCGAGGGTGAGCTGCGGCACCTGGCCTATATCAATCACCGTCAACTCATGGCTGCCGCCGAGGCTCAGAACTGGGAAAAGCGTCACCAGTGGACACTGGGACGCCTGCAGAGTCGCTACGGCAAGTTCGGCCAAGAGCTGGTCGTTTGGCGCCGCACCCTGTTCCTGCTGAGCCAAGGCCTTATCGACCTGCCCTCGGGCGGCAGTGCTGACGGCGGCTATGTGGTGGATCCGGGCAGCACCAATGCCACCGCCCACTACAAGCCAATCTTCTCAAAGGATCGTGGAGATCAGCCGCCGCATACGTACGAGGAGAACTACGACGAAGGCGATGAGCCAGGATTGGAGGGCGAGACAAAAGCACCGCCACTACCACGTCCCCAGCCCCCTCGCCCATCCCCCTATGTGAGCACGCCTACTCCTCCCTTGCCCTACAGCCGTGGTGGACCTTCAGGCGGATACGAGTACCGCCGGCAGGACTATACCTTCAATGTTCCCGTGGGCACAGCATCGGCGTCGGCCAGCGGTGGTCCAACTGGATCCTCGGCTAGTGCCAGCGCGTCTCTGGGAAAATGGAGTCGGGCTTCGGGAGATGAGCCATCGCAGCAGGTAGAGGATCTCggtcaacagcagcaggaggagcttGGCTGGAACGCAAACCTGGAGGATCTTGGCCAACAGCAACAGGTAGTAGACTCTGACTGGGACTCGCAGCAGCAATCGGAAGACCTTGGGCAGCAACAGGTTCAAGTCGAAGACCTAAGCGGAGATCATTTTGGACCGACACAAGGAAACAGGGCCAACACTAGGGGTCAGCTTCAAGAGCAGCCGGCAAAG CAAGAGGAGGTGGAAGCCACCGCGGAGCCCTCGTTCTGGGAGAAGCTCAAGGGAAAACTCGGCTAG